A genome region from Planctomycetia bacterium includes the following:
- the glnD gene encoding [protein-PII] uridylyltransferase — MPDLAMTPSPGLRPLVVDSKRRLAEGRERIRQRHEKGSPGIQVCRAMTELYDSIVLELYRAALEDLGEAGPDGLEKLCCVVAHGGTGRQDLAPYSDVDLMLLHAEGADAQRRTARLAERMMRDVFDVGLQLGQSVRTIAQACNSARDDATICTSLIESRRLCGSPELFDSFKNRYKKATMRRADALLAIVEAARGEERNQYGETVYLLEPNLKRSRGGLRDIQFVRWVGFLKYGMAEPDGLRLQGDLSREDFDALQEAWEFLLQLRNDMHFHAGKSSDVLDKAEQMRLAAVRGFRGNAGQLPVEEFMQQYFRLTSRVSGIATRFIDRTRETPLWSKMMSPLVSHRFERDFVVGPQQIGLRRSAHAQLSTGLDEILRLCVLANLYDKPIDRDTIEAIREAVPKLPATPTPKTAEKFLVLLDHSARLPELLRMLHEVGALEKILPEFAHARCLLQFNEYHKYTVDEHTFRAVEYATALVGDTGVLGQAYEGLKRKRILHLALLLHDLGKGYAEDHSEVGLRIAAETVVRLGIEEADGEALKFLVHKHLVMSHLAFRRDTSDERVLLKFAVDVGSPEWLQMLFVLTCCDTAAVGPGTLNAWKTEVLADLYRRTRRKLTSDAADDDGTAALDERRGLVRSALAAVSKQASAQDTAWYEKRIAGLPPSYLRGVAPERIAEDLGKLRTLDRSQAIAQARYLPESNTTEYWIGTYEDIAPGVFHRLTGALAAQGLQILSAEINTLDEGLIVDRFWVQDPDYAAEPSSTRTDEVCRALVKSLDPRHNRRPVFRRVWGSAAVRNAALPALPTRVQTDNNTSDRYTVVDIFAADRRGLLYTITRTLFDMKLSVGVAKIGTYVDQVVDVFYVVDQKGKKIDSTAKLNELRTRLLVEIEAWERSDASKQ, encoded by the coding sequence ATGCCCGATCTCGCTATGACTCCTTCTCCCGGCTTGCGTCCGCTCGTCGTCGATTCGAAGCGTCGCTTAGCGGAAGGTCGCGAGCGCATTCGGCAGCGACACGAAAAAGGTTCGCCCGGCATTCAAGTCTGTCGGGCGATGACCGAGCTTTACGACTCGATCGTGCTGGAGCTCTATCGTGCGGCGCTGGAAGACCTCGGCGAGGCGGGGCCGGACGGCTTGGAGAAGCTCTGTTGCGTGGTTGCGCACGGCGGCACCGGTCGACAAGATCTCGCTCCCTACAGCGACGTCGATCTCATGCTGCTGCACGCCGAGGGCGCCGATGCGCAGCGACGAACGGCGCGTCTCGCGGAGCGCATGATGCGCGATGTCTTCGACGTCGGTCTACAGCTCGGACAATCGGTGCGCACGATCGCGCAAGCCTGCAACTCCGCGCGCGACGACGCCACGATCTGCACGTCGCTCATCGAATCGCGTCGACTATGCGGCAGCCCGGAGTTGTTCGATTCTTTTAAGAATCGCTATAAGAAAGCGACGATGCGGCGCGCGGATGCGCTGCTCGCGATCGTCGAAGCGGCCCGCGGCGAGGAACGAAATCAGTACGGCGAAACCGTTTATCTCCTGGAACCGAACCTCAAGCGTTCGCGCGGCGGATTGCGCGACATCCAGTTCGTTCGTTGGGTCGGCTTCTTGAAGTACGGCATGGCCGAGCCCGACGGCTTACGGTTGCAGGGCGACTTGAGCCGGGAAGACTTCGACGCTCTGCAGGAGGCGTGGGAATTTCTGTTGCAACTGCGCAACGACATGCACTTTCACGCCGGCAAGAGCAGCGACGTACTCGACAAGGCGGAGCAAATGCGATTGGCCGCGGTGCGCGGCTTTCGCGGCAATGCAGGGCAACTCCCGGTCGAGGAGTTCATGCAGCAATACTTTCGACTGACGAGTCGCGTGAGCGGAATCGCAACACGGTTCATCGATCGAACCCGTGAAACGCCGCTCTGGTCGAAGATGATGAGCCCGCTGGTGTCGCACCGCTTCGAGCGCGACTTCGTGGTCGGGCCGCAGCAGATCGGGCTGCGTCGTTCGGCGCATGCGCAATTATCCACCGGCCTCGACGAAATTTTGCGGCTCTGCGTGCTCGCGAATCTTTACGATAAGCCAATCGATCGCGACACGATCGAAGCGATTCGCGAGGCGGTGCCGAAGCTCCCTGCGACTCCGACCCCGAAAACGGCCGAGAAGTTTTTGGTATTGCTCGACCACTCGGCACGGCTTCCCGAGTTGTTGCGAATGCTGCACGAAGTCGGCGCGCTGGAAAAGATTCTTCCCGAGTTCGCGCATGCGCGCTGCTTGCTGCAGTTCAACGAGTATCACAAGTACACGGTCGACGAACATACGTTTCGCGCCGTCGAATACGCCACGGCGCTCGTCGGCGATACGGGCGTGCTCGGGCAAGCCTACGAAGGGTTGAAGCGAAAACGCATTCTTCACCTCGCGTTGTTGTTGCACGACTTGGGCAAGGGCTACGCCGAAGATCATAGCGAAGTCGGCTTGCGCATCGCCGCGGAAACAGTCGTGCGCCTCGGCATCGAAGAAGCCGACGGCGAAGCGCTCAAGTTTCTGGTTCACAAACATCTCGTGATGTCGCATCTGGCTTTTCGCCGCGATACGAGCGACGAGCGCGTGTTGCTCAAGTTCGCGGTCGATGTCGGGTCGCCCGAGTGGTTGCAGATGCTCTTCGTGCTGACGTGTTGCGACACCGCGGCCGTCGGGCCCGGTACGCTCAATGCTTGGAAGACGGAGGTGTTGGCGGATCTTTATCGCCGGACGCGCCGCAAGCTGACGAGCGACGCAGCGGACGACGACGGGACCGCGGCGCTCGACGAACGACGCGGCCTGGTGCGTAGCGCGCTTGCCGCCGTATCGAAACAGGCATCAGCTCAAGATACGGCTTGGTACGAAAAACGGATCGCAGGCTTGCCGCCGAGTTATCTTCGTGGAGTAGCCCCGGAGCGGATCGCCGAAGACTTGGGCAAGCTTCGCACGCTCGATCGAAGTCAAGCGATCGCGCAGGCGCGATACCTTCCCGAAAGCAACACGACCGAGTATTGGATCGGCACCTATGAAGACATTGCGCCAGGCGTGTTTCATCGTCTGACGGGAGCGCTCGCCGCGCAAGGATTGCAAATTCTCTCCGCCGAAATCAACACGCTTGATGAGGGGTTGATCGTCGATCGGTTTTGGGTACAGGATCCCGACTATGCCGCGGAACCTTCCTCGACGCGCACCGACGAGGTTTGTCGAGCGCTCGTGAAATCGCTCGATCCTCGGCACAATCGCCGACCGGTGTTTCGTCGCGTTTGGGGAAGCGCAGCGGTGCGCAATGCCGCGCTGCCGGCGCTGCCGACGCGCGTGCAGACCGACAACAACACCTCGGATCGTTACACCGTCGTCGACATCTTCGCCGCCGATCGACGAGGCTTGCTCTATACGATTACGCGGACCCTGTTCGATATGAAACTATCCGTCGGGGTCGCCAAAATCGGCACATACGTCGATCAGGTCGTCGATGTGTTTTACGTCGTCGATCAGAAAGGGAAGAAGATCGATTCGACCGCCAAGCTCAACGAACTGCGCACGCGTTTGCTCGTCGAAATCGAGGCTTGGGAACGAAGCGATGCTTCGAAGCAATGA
- a CDS encoding HAD-IA family hydrolase, which produces MELRGLIFDCDGTLVDTMPAHLEAWLETLADFNLTLDEDRFYAMGGWPTKTVAKALFDEAGIPIDVDEIALHKETLYLKRLADVTLIEPIVSIAREYRGKLPMAVATGASRSVCERTLNIVGIRDWFDVLVTSDDVTRHKPEPDIFLESARKIGVQPANCRVYEDADPGIEAARRAGMEFVDVRTIYRPRRVTPLPR; this is translated from the coding sequence ATGGAACTGCGCGGATTGATTTTCGATTGCGACGGAACGTTGGTCGACACGATGCCCGCCCACCTCGAGGCTTGGCTCGAAACGCTCGCCGATTTCAACCTCACGCTGGATGAAGATCGCTTCTACGCGATGGGGGGCTGGCCGACGAAGACCGTCGCCAAAGCGCTATTCGACGAAGCGGGCATCCCGATCGATGTCGATGAAATCGCACTGCATAAAGAAACGCTCTATCTCAAACGGCTCGCCGACGTCACGCTGATCGAGCCGATCGTGAGCATTGCCCGAGAGTATCGCGGCAAACTGCCGATGGCCGTAGCGACGGGGGCTTCGCGCAGCGTTTGCGAACGAACGTTGAACATCGTCGGCATTCGTGATTGGTTCGATGTGCTGGTCACGAGCGACGATGTCACGCGGCATAAACCCGAGCCCGATATTTTTCTGGAGTCGGCCCGCAAGATCGGCGTGCAGCCGGCGAACTGTCGCGTCTACGAAGATGCCGATCCGGGCATCGAAGCGGCCCGGCGAGCCGGAATGGAGTTCGTCGACGTCCGCACGATTTACCGTCCGCGTCGGGTAACGCCGCTCCCGCGATAA
- a CDS encoding ThuA domain-containing protein: MKNVHRSPQFLVVVGLAMLVGLAQGTAACGDDAAPKRLLLLGQKPDGHPPGTHEYMRGQRILQQVLERVPGLKVEVVQADGDWTEGPELLGKVDGVVLFVSEGAKWISADARRYEAFVKAAQRGAGLTGIHWGIGTKDAANIEPFVKLFGACHGGPDRKYQVVETEVALPVAEHPICAGLKPFRIHEEFYFALKRPTDGSARLLPIATIRIAAADQQPEEQMVGWAYDRPDRGRSFGFTGLHYHENWKREEYRRLLAQGVLWTMKLPLPKTGLDVNVSEEFLK, translated from the coding sequence ATGAAGAACGTTCACCGCTCGCCGCAGTTTCTCGTTGTCGTAGGGTTGGCGATGCTCGTCGGTCTGGCTCAGGGAACCGCGGCATGCGGCGATGACGCTGCTCCGAAGCGGTTGCTGTTGCTCGGGCAAAAGCCCGACGGTCATCCTCCCGGCACGCATGAATACATGCGGGGCCAGCGGATCCTCCAGCAGGTGCTGGAGCGTGTGCCCGGGTTGAAAGTCGAGGTCGTGCAAGCCGACGGAGATTGGACCGAGGGGCCGGAGCTGCTCGGCAAGGTCGATGGGGTCGTGCTGTTCGTGTCGGAAGGGGCGAAGTGGATCTCGGCCGATGCGCGCCGTTATGAAGCTTTCGTGAAAGCAGCCCAACGCGGCGCCGGCCTAACCGGCATTCATTGGGGGATCGGCACGAAGGACGCCGCGAACATCGAGCCGTTCGTGAAGTTGTTCGGTGCGTGCCACGGCGGGCCGGATCGGAAGTATCAAGTCGTCGAGACGGAAGTCGCGCTCCCTGTCGCCGAGCATCCGATTTGCGCGGGGCTCAAGCCGTTCCGGATTCACGAAGAGTTCTACTTCGCGCTGAAGCGCCCCACCGACGGGAGCGCGAGATTACTTCCGATCGCGACGATTCGGATCGCCGCCGCCGATCAGCAACCCGAGGAGCAAATGGTCGGCTGGGCATACGATCGGCCCGACCGTGGCCGCTCGTTCGGCTTCACCGGCCTGCACTATCATGAGAACTGGAAGCGCGAAGAATATCGCCGGCTCCTCGCGCAAGGTGTGCTCTGGACGATGAAGCTGCCGCTGCCGAAGACGGGACTCGACGTCAACGTTTCGGAAGAGTTCCTGAAGTAG
- the tadA gene encoding tRNA adenosine(34) deaminase TadA → MERFERESHEHFMRMALREAERAYAEDEVPVGAVIVHGEDVIASAHNQREQLNDPTAHAEMIAITQAAQSLGSWRLDGCLLYVTLEPCPMCAGAIVQARMPWVVYGAADPKAGAVDSLFQLLRDPRLNHRCLTASDVLGRECGEILSRFFQEKRKLGKK, encoded by the coding sequence ATGGAACGCTTCGAGCGCGAGTCGCACGAACACTTCATGCGCATGGCGCTCCGCGAAGCGGAACGGGCCTACGCCGAGGACGAAGTGCCGGTCGGAGCCGTGATCGTGCATGGCGAAGATGTGATCGCGTCGGCTCATAACCAGCGCGAGCAGCTGAACGACCCGACCGCGCATGCCGAGATGATCGCGATCACGCAAGCGGCTCAAAGTCTCGGCAGTTGGCGGCTCGATGGTTGCTTGCTCTACGTCACGCTCGAGCCTTGCCCGATGTGCGCCGGTGCGATCGTGCAGGCGCGGATGCCGTGGGTCGTTTACGGCGCGGCCGACCCTAAAGCCGGCGCGGTCGATTCGCTCTTTCAGCTGTTGCGCGATCCGCGCTTGAACCACCGCTGCCTGACCGCCTCCGACGTCCTAGGGCGCGAATGCGGTGAGATTCTTTCGCGATTTTTTCAAGAGAAGCGGAAGCTCGGGAAGAAGTGA
- a CDS encoding SMP-30/gluconolactonase/LRE family protein: MKKFAWLLLGCVLLGPICFPSLASAAEEVPKGEVVKYSFDKSKIFPGTVRDYWIYVPKQYDPAKPACTFVCQDGIQYKAPEAFDKLIAAGDIPVTIGVFIMHGRVKATSDQALDRFNRSYEYDGLGDAYARFLLEELLPEVETKSTADGRAIRLSADGNDRCIAGNSSGAICAFTAAWERPDAFSRVFSGIGTYVGLRGGNEYSTLIRKYEPRPIRVFLQDGSADQNIYGGDWWMANQEIERSLKFAGYQVEHVWGDGGHNGKHATEIFPDAMRTLWKGWPERVKPGLGSPQLQEILLPNEPWQLVAEGYKFTEGPAVNAAGEVFFNEVPSSTTYKIDGEGKAVKFLENTNRGDGQAFGPDGRLYSVAGGAEQIIAYDAAGKGTVVAEGFRGNDLVVRHDGSIYVTEPGWDGKSPSKIWYIDPKGEKKVVDTGLKFSNGLTLSPDQSLLYIADSRTHWVYSYQIATDGTLAYKQKYYHLHVPDTADEAGADGVEVDRDGRLYVATKLGIQVCDQAGRVNCIIPVPNGPGTISKVSNVTFGGPKFDVLYATCGDKVFKRKVKTQGSPSWAAPVKPAAPRL, translated from the coding sequence ATGAAGAAGTTCGCTTGGCTGTTGCTCGGCTGCGTTTTGCTCGGGCCGATTTGTTTCCCTTCCCTTGCTTCGGCCGCCGAGGAAGTGCCGAAAGGGGAGGTCGTGAAATACTCGTTCGATAAGAGCAAGATTTTTCCCGGCACGGTGCGCGATTATTGGATTTACGTTCCCAAGCAATACGATCCGGCCAAGCCTGCCTGTACGTTCGTTTGCCAAGACGGCATCCAATACAAAGCACCCGAGGCGTTCGACAAACTGATTGCTGCCGGCGACATCCCGGTGACGATCGGCGTGTTCATCATGCATGGCCGGGTGAAGGCGACGAGCGATCAAGCCCTGGATCGTTTCAATCGGAGCTACGAGTACGACGGCCTCGGCGACGCCTATGCGCGGTTTCTGCTCGAAGAACTCTTGCCCGAGGTCGAAACGAAGTCGACGGCCGACGGTCGTGCGATTCGCCTCTCGGCCGACGGCAACGACCGCTGCATCGCGGGCAATTCGAGCGGCGCGATCTGCGCCTTCACCGCCGCTTGGGAACGGCCGGATGCTTTCTCACGCGTGTTCAGCGGCATCGGCACGTACGTCGGGCTGCGCGGCGGCAACGAATACTCGACCCTCATTCGCAAGTACGAGCCGAGGCCGATCCGGGTCTTCCTGCAAGACGGCTCGGCCGATCAAAACATCTACGGCGGCGATTGGTGGATGGCGAACCAAGAGATCGAGCGGTCGCTCAAGTTCGCGGGCTATCAAGTCGAACACGTTTGGGGAGACGGCGGTCATAACGGCAAGCACGCCACGGAAATCTTTCCCGATGCCATGCGCACGCTTTGGAAAGGTTGGCCGGAGCGCGTGAAGCCCGGCCTCGGGTCGCCGCAGTTGCAAGAGATTCTGTTGCCGAACGAGCCGTGGCAACTGGTCGCCGAAGGGTACAAATTTACGGAAGGCCCGGCCGTGAATGCGGCCGGCGAAGTCTTCTTCAACGAAGTGCCGAGCAGCACCACCTATAAGATCGACGGCGAAGGAAAAGCCGTGAAGTTCTTGGAGAACACCAACCGAGGCGACGGCCAAGCATTCGGGCCCGATGGTCGACTGTATAGCGTCGCCGGGGGAGCGGAACAGATCATCGCCTACGATGCGGCGGGGAAAGGGACCGTCGTCGCCGAAGGGTTTCGCGGCAACGATCTCGTCGTGCGCCACGACGGCTCGATCTATGTCACCGAGCCGGGCTGGGACGGCAAGTCGCCGAGCAAGATTTGGTACATCGATCCGAAAGGGGAAAAGAAAGTCGTCGATACCGGTCTCAAGTTCTCCAACGGCCTCACCCTCTCCCCGGATCAATCGCTCCTTTACATCGCCGATAGCCGCACGCATTGGGTCTATAGCTACCAGATCGCGACGGATGGAACGCTCGCCTACAAGCAGAAGTATTATCACCTGCATGTGCCCGACACGGCCGACGAAGCGGGTGCCGACGGAGTCGAAGTCGATCGCGACGGTCGGCTGTATGTGGCGACGAAGCTCGGCATCCAAGTCTGCGATCAGGCCGGCCGCGTGAACTGCATTATCCCGGTCCCCAATGGACCAGGCACGATCAGCAAAGTCTCGAACGTAACGTTTGGCGGCCCGAAGTTCGACGTCCTCTACGCGACCTGCGGCGATAAGGTCTTCAAACGGAAAGTGAAGACGCAGGGATCGCCCAGTTGGGCCGCGCCGGTGAAGCCCGCGGCTCCGCGACTGTAA
- a CDS encoding multidrug efflux RND transporter permease subunit: MFSRFFIDRPIFASVLSIVITLSGGIAMFALPVTQYPEITPPTVEVSAVYPGANSKVVSDTVAAPIEQQVNGVEDMMYMSSQCTNDGNYSLTVTFRPGTDLNLAQVLVQNRVNLAQAILPDLVKRRGVMVKKKSPSTLMIVNLYSPGNSRDSLYLSNYATIQLRDELSRLPGVGDITFLGRRDYSMRIWLDPNKLASRNLTAGDVAHTIEQQNLQVAAGQIGQPPAPNGQVFQYTMTTTGRLQEEVQFEEMVIRSDDQGRLIRLRDVARAELGALAYDQACTLDGQPSVALSVYQLPGSNALETAKLVKQKMEELRSRFPEGVDYKIVYDTTPFIEESITEVFHSLRDAVILVAVVVLIFLQGWRPAIIPLVAVPVAVVGTFAVMIAAGFSLNTLTLFGLVLAIGIVVDDAIVVVEAVEHHIEEGMSPRDAAIRAMDEVSGPVIAVGLVLSAVFLPCAFISGIVGQFFRQFALTIAISTVISAFNSLTLSPALSVLLLRPRSAGLHEALPRPVFWIVGAWLGYEYLPALLAAYVPARELPAPLTFDMALRAGSALVGAFAGFLVAGILNRILGWTFSAFNIAFNWFTRGYVRAVGLSLRVSLILLAVYGFLVWETYHSFQTTPTGFIPAQDKGYLLVNLRLPDSKPLGRTIDVIKQIEEKARQVPGVNHTVAIAGQSILLNANAPNFGTIYVMLADFHERSKDGLSGEVVADKLREAFASIQDGDTSVFHAPAIEGLGTAGGFKLVVEDRSDLGLATLQQVSENMVKEGAATPELQGLFTSFRADTKWQFLDIDRVAAKSRGVSVSDVFETLQIYFGSLYVNDFNRFGRTWQVNLQADAKFRGSIEDLKLLKVRNSEGHMVPLGTLAHTRETQGPLLLYRYNLYPAAAINLDAAPGTSSGEAIEKMQEVADRTLAPSMRREWTELALLQLGASDTAMYAFGLAVVLVFLVLAAQYESWALPLAVILVVPMCLLCSIFGVRMAKMDVNIFTQIGFVVLVGLACKNAILIVEFARAKHDAGMGLREATLEACRLRLRPIVMTSFAFILGVVPLVIGEGAGAEMRRTLGTAVFSGMLGVTIFGIVLTPVFFYVIQYLVDLRGPRTKPEDEADVSPTEHAPATALVVAPKLLPSPEAEPHDEK; the protein is encoded by the coding sequence ATGTTCTCTCGCTTCTTCATCGACCGGCCGATCTTCGCGTCGGTGCTTTCGATCGTCATCACGCTCTCGGGCGGGATCGCGATGTTCGCGCTCCCGGTGACGCAGTATCCCGAAATCACGCCGCCGACCGTCGAGGTTTCGGCCGTGTATCCGGGGGCCAACTCGAAGGTGGTTTCCGATACGGTCGCCGCGCCGATCGAGCAGCAGGTCAACGGCGTCGAAGACATGATGTACATGTCGTCGCAATGCACGAACGACGGCAACTATTCGTTGACCGTAACGTTCCGGCCCGGCACCGATTTGAATCTTGCACAGGTGTTGGTGCAGAATCGCGTGAACTTGGCGCAGGCCATCTTGCCCGACTTGGTGAAGCGGCGCGGCGTAATGGTGAAAAAGAAATCGCCGAGCACGTTGATGATCGTCAACTTGTACTCGCCGGGTAACTCGCGCGACAGTTTGTATCTAAGCAACTACGCGACGATTCAACTCCGCGACGAGCTTTCGCGCTTGCCCGGCGTCGGCGATATCACGTTCCTCGGCCGGCGCGATTACAGCATGCGCATCTGGCTCGATCCGAACAAGCTCGCCTCGCGCAACCTCACGGCCGGCGACGTCGCCCACACGATCGAACAACAGAACCTGCAAGTCGCGGCAGGGCAGATCGGCCAACCTCCCGCCCCGAACGGGCAAGTGTTTCAATACACGATGACCACGACCGGTCGACTGCAAGAGGAAGTGCAATTCGAAGAGATGGTCATCCGGTCCGACGATCAGGGCCGGCTCATTCGGCTGCGCGATGTGGCTCGCGCGGAGCTCGGCGCGCTCGCGTACGATCAGGCCTGCACGCTCGATGGTCAGCCTTCGGTAGCGCTTTCGGTCTACCAGCTGCCCGGCTCGAACGCGCTCGAAACCGCGAAGCTCGTGAAGCAAAAGATGGAAGAGTTGCGCAGCCGATTTCCCGAGGGGGTCGATTATAAGATCGTTTACGACACGACGCCGTTCATCGAAGAATCGATCACCGAAGTGTTCCACTCGCTGCGCGACGCCGTGATTCTCGTCGCCGTCGTCGTGTTGATCTTCCTGCAAGGTTGGCGCCCGGCGATCATCCCGCTCGTCGCCGTACCGGTCGCCGTCGTCGGTACGTTCGCGGTCATGATCGCCGCCGGCTTCAGCTTGAACACGCTCACCCTCTTCGGCTTGGTACTGGCGATCGGCATCGTCGTCGACGATGCGATCGTTGTCGTCGAGGCGGTCGAGCATCACATCGAAGAAGGCATGTCGCCCCGCGATGCCGCGATCCGCGCGATGGACGAAGTTTCCGGGCCGGTCATCGCCGTCGGTCTCGTGCTCAGCGCCGTGTTCTTGCCCTGCGCGTTCATCTCCGGCATCGTCGGCCAATTCTTTCGACAGTTTGCGCTGACGATCGCGATCTCGACGGTCATTTCGGCGTTTAACTCGCTGACGTTGAGCCCTGCGCTTTCCGTACTGCTGCTCCGTCCGCGCAGTGCGGGCTTGCATGAAGCATTGCCCCGGCCGGTGTTTTGGATCGTCGGCGCCTGGCTCGGCTACGAATATCTTCCGGCCTTGCTGGCCGCGTATGTTCCGGCGCGAGAGCTTCCCGCACCTCTAACGTTCGACATGGCGCTCCGCGCCGGCTCGGCACTCGTCGGAGCATTTGCCGGATTCCTCGTAGCCGGAATCTTGAATCGCATCCTCGGCTGGACCTTCTCGGCGTTCAACATCGCGTTCAATTGGTTTACGCGCGGCTATGTGCGCGCCGTCGGCCTCAGCTTGCGCGTGTCGCTCATCTTGCTCGCCGTCTACGGCTTTCTCGTTTGGGAAACGTATCATTCGTTTCAAACGACGCCGACCGGCTTCATTCCCGCGCAAGACAAAGGCTATCTGCTCGTCAATCTGCGGCTGCCCGACTCGAAGCCGCTGGGGAGAACGATCGACGTCATTAAGCAGATCGAAGAGAAGGCGCGCCAAGTTCCGGGAGTGAACCACACCGTCGCGATCGCCGGGCAATCGATCTTACTCAACGCCAACGCACCGAATTTCGGAACCATCTACGTGATGCTCGCCGACTTTCACGAACGGTCGAAAGACGGCCTGTCGGGCGAGGTCGTCGCCGATAAGCTGCGCGAAGCGTTCGCGTCGATTCAGGATGGAGACACGAGCGTGTTTCACGCGCCGGCGATCGAAGGGCTCGGCACCGCCGGCGGATTCAAATTGGTCGTCGAAGATCGCAGCGATCTCGGGCTCGCCACGCTGCAACAAGTCAGCGAGAACATGGTGAAGGAAGGCGCGGCGACGCCGGAGCTGCAAGGACTTTTCACCAGCTTCCGCGCCGATACCAAATGGCAGTTTCTCGATATCGATCGGGTCGCGGCGAAGTCGCGCGGGGTTTCGGTGTCGGATGTGTTCGAAACGCTGCAGATCTATTTCGGCTCGCTCTACGTGAACGACTTCAATCGTTTCGGCCGGACTTGGCAAGTGAATCTGCAAGCCGATGCGAAGTTCCGAGGCTCGATCGAAGACTTGAAACTGCTGAAGGTCCGCAACTCGGAAGGACACATGGTCCCGCTCGGCACCTTGGCCCACACGCGCGAAACGCAGGGGCCGTTGTTGCTCTATCGGTACAATCTTTATCCGGCCGCCGCGATCAATCTGGATGCGGCACCGGGGACGAGTTCCGGCGAAGCGATCGAGAAGATGCAAGAAGTCGCCGATCGGACGCTCGCCCCTTCGATGCGCCGCGAATGGACCGAACTGGCGCTGCTGCAACTCGGCGCCTCCGATACCGCGATGTACGCGTTCGGGCTGGCCGTCGTGCTGGTGTTCTTAGTGCTCGCGGCGCAATATGAAAGCTGGGCGTTGCCGCTCGCCGTGATTCTCGTCGTGCCGATGTGCTTGCTCTGTTCGATCTTCGGCGTGCGCATGGCGAAGATGGACGTCAACATCTTCACGCAAATCGGCTTCGTCGTGCTCGTCGGCCTCGCCTGTAAGAACGCGATTCTCATCGTCGAGTTCGCACGGGCTAAGCACGACGCCGGCATGGGCCTCCGCGAAGCGACGCTCGAAGCCTGCCGGTTGCGCTTGCGACCGATCGTCATGACGTCGTTCGCTTTCATTCTCGGCGTGGTGCCGCTGGTGATCGGCGAAGGGGCCGGGGCCGAAATGCGTCGCACGCTCGGCACCGCCGTGTTCTCGGGCATGCTCGGCGTCACGATCTTCGGCATCGTGCTGACGCCGGTTTTCTTTTACGTCATTCAATATCTCGTCGACCTCCGCGGTCCAAGAACGAAACCGGAAGACGAGGCCGACGTAAGCCCAACGGAGCACGCCCCTGCGACGGCGCTGGTCGTCGCCCCGAAGTTGCTACCGTCGCCTGAAGCTGAGCCTCACGACGAAAAGTAG